Part of the Halalkalibacter krulwichiae genome is shown below.
ATAGGTAGCTTCATGCTATGAAGAGAGCCGGGGTAGCTGAAAACCGGTATAGGTAGTGATTTGAAGATGGTCCTGGGAGGAATTTACTTTCGAGTGTTACAAGGACATAAGGGAGTAACGTAGCTGGCGTTAACAGTAGAAGTCTCAGACTTCATGAGCCTTTTTGTTGTGAAATGAAAAGGGAATTTGGGTGGAACCACGTGAGAATAGCTCTCGTCCCGATTATAGGATGAGGGCTTTTTGTATGCAAAAAAAGAGGAGGAAGTACTGTGAGTGAAAAAAAGACGTTTTATTTAACAACCCCAATTTATTACCCGAGTGATAAATTGCACATTGGACATGCTTATACAACTGTAGCTGGAGATGCAATGGCAAGGTACAAGAGATTACGCGGTTATGATGTACGCTTCTTGACAGGTACAGATGAGCACGGCCAAAAAATTGAGACAAAAGCAGCTGAAAAAGGCCAAACCCCTCAACAGTTTACTGATGAAATTGTTGCGGGAATACAAGAGCTTTGGAAAAAACTTGATGTCTCTTACGATGACTTTATTCGAACGACAGAGGAGCGCCACAAAAAGGTTGTAGCGCAAATATTTGAACGCTTGTTAGAAAAAGGTGATATTTATTTAGATGAGTATGAAGGTTGGTATTCGATTCCCGATGAAACTTTTTATACAGAACGTCAATTAGTAGATCCTATTAAGAATGAAGCAGGCGAAGTGATTGGTGGAAAAAGCCCTGATAGTGGTCACCCGGTTGAAAAAGTAAGGGAACAGTCTTACTTCTTTAAAATGAGTAAGTATGCAGATCGTTTACTTAAGTTTTATGATGATAATCCAACATTTATCCAACCGGAATCTCGAAAAAATGAGATGATTAACAATTTTATCAAGCCAGGTCTTGAAGATCTTGCTGTTTCACGTACTTCTTTTAAATGGGGAGTTCAAGTACCGAGCAACCCTAAGCATGTTGTTTATGTATGGATTGATGCCCTATCCAATTATATTACGGCTCTAGGTTTTGGCAGTGAAAATGAAGAATTATACAAGAGATATTGGCCAGCAGATGTGCATTTAGTAGGGAAAGAAATTGTTCGTTTTCACACAATTTATTGGCCAATTATGTTAATGGCCCTAGATTTACCACTCCCTAAAAAGGTCTTTGGTCATGGGTGGTTACTCATGAAAGATGGAAAGATGTCTAAATCAAAAGGGAATGTAGTTGATCCAGTTCCACTTATTGATCGTTACGGATTAGATGCATTACGTTATTACTTGCTTCGTGAAGTACCTTTTGGCTCAGATGGCGTATTTACACCTGAGGGATTTGTTGAACGTGTGAACTATGATTTAGCCAACGATTTAGGTAATTTATTAAACCGTACCGTTGCGATGATTAATAAATATTTCGGCGGAGAAATCCCGGCATATGTTAAAGATGCAACGCCATTTGATGCAAGTCTAGTTGAGCTTGTAGATGCAACAGTAGAAAAAGTAGAAGCTGCTATGGAAGAGATGGAATTCTCAGTAGCACTGACGGCTATTTGGCAATTAATCAGTCGTACAAATAAATACATTGATGAAACTCAACCATGGGTACTCGCTAAGGATGAAGAGAAGAAAGAACAGCTTGGATCAGTCATGTACCATTTAGCAGAATCACTGCGCCAAGTCTCAATTATGATCCAACCATTTATGACCGAAACACCTAAACGTATTTGGGATCAATTAGGTTTAACACAAGAGAAAACAGCTTGGTCTACACTAGAATCATTTGCTCAAATTCCAGCTGGGACAAAGGTGAAAAAAGGAGACCCGATTTTCCCACGTCTTGATATGGAAGAAGAAGTAGCACATATTGTTGGACTTATGGGAGGCACGCTAAAGACAGGTGATAAAAATGAGTCTGAAGTCCCGGAAGTAGATGAGAATGAGATTACTATTGATGACTTTACAAAAGTTGATCTTCACGTAGCTGAAGTGATACAAGCAGAACCTGTAAAAGGAGCTGATCGTCTTTTAAAAATTCAATTAGACCTAGGCTTTGAACAACGCCAAGTTGTATCAGGTATTGCTAAATACTATTCGCCAGAAGAACTTGTAGGCAAAAAAGTTATCTGTGTAACAAACCTAAAGCCTGTAAAACTCCGCGGAGAACTCTCCCAAGGAATGATCTTAGCAGGCTCAAAAGGCAAAAAACTACAACTCGCCACAATCGACGGCAACCTACCAAACGGAGCAAAGGTAAAATAGAGAGCTATAAGAAACAGGTCGCACTTTACCTGTTTCTTATAGCTCGAAGCAATGAGCGGAGCCGCTACAAGCTCTTAAGTCTTTTTGGGTGGTCTTCCCAAAGAGACGCGTAGCGAGAGAAGCCATTGCCTTCCGAATAGAAACAGGTCGCACTTTACCTGTTTCTTATAGCTCGAAAAAAGGAGAGATGACTTTCTCTCCTTTTTCTTTAACCATACAAAAAGGAGTTAATAAAATGTTATTTGATACACATGTACACTTAAATGCCGATCAATTTGAAGATGATCTTGATGAAGTCATTTCTCGTGCGAAAGAAGCTGGAGTTGGATACATGGTGGTTGTTGGCTTTGATGAGAAAACAATCAAGAAAGCAGTCGGGTTAATCAATACGTATGATTTTATCTATGCAGCGGTTGGTTGGCACCCAGTTGATGCAATTGACATGAAAGAAGAGCATTTAGACTGGTTAGAAGAATTAAGTTCGCATCCGAAAGTAGTGGCTTTAGGAGAGATGGGCCTTGACTATCATTGGGATAAATCACCTAAGGAAATCCAAAAGGAAGTCTTTAGAAAACAGATTCAGTTAGCCAAAAAGGTTAAACTACCAATTGTTATTCATAATCGCGAAGCTGATCAAGACATTGTTGATATTCTCAGAGAAGAAAATGCAGCTGAAGTTGGGGGGATTATGCATTGCTTTGGCGGGAGTGTAGAAATTGCCGAGGAATGTTTACGAATGAACTTTCATATATCTCTTGGGGGTCCGGTTACGTTTAAAAATGCGAGAAGGCCAAAGGAAGTGGCAAAGGCAGTACCGCTTAATCGATTACTTGTTGAAACAGATTGCCCTTATTTAGCTCCTCATCCATACCGTGGAAAGCGAAACGAACCGGCCTATGTGCAACTAGTAGCAGAGCAGATTGCCGAATTAAGAGGGCTTGATTACCAAGAAGTGGCAGAACAGACAACTTTTAATGCGAAGCGATTATTTGGCATAACTTGATAGCGGTTTTTGGTGGATCATGACGAGGCTTGTCTCATTTTTTCCTGATTCGTAATAGTTCTACAATGCTCCTTGTCAGCATAGAGTGGACTTGTCGATAAGTTTTTGTTTCCTTTGCCTGTATTTTCATGGATAATAAGAGCAATACGGCGATCTAGCAAAAATTAGTTCATTGACAAAAGGGGGTACAGTGTTTATAATTTTTGACGTTAAAGAAGGAGGCATGTATTGAGATGGAAATTAACAGGAGCCACTTCCTTCCGTCCTTAAGTTTTGGGAAGAAGTTGGTTATCTCCGTTATCAGTCTCATTCTCTTCGGAGGCGTGATTACTTACGCTGTATACGAGGCGACAAAAGCAACAGTTACGCTATCGATTGATGGGGAAGAAGTAGAGGTGCGTACACACGCATCGACTGTAGCTGAGTTGATGAAGGAGCAAGAGTGGAACGTCCAAGAGTACGATCAAATTGAACCCGGATTAGATTCAACCATTTCTGGGAGTATGAACATTACATGGAACCAAGCAAGCGAAGTATTGGTTACAAGTCAAGGTCTTGAAGAATCAGTATGGACTACTGCTGAAACCGTAGAAGAATTGATTGAGCAATTAGGAATTGAGTACAAAAAGTATGATTATCTTGAACCAGGTTTAGAAGATGAGATAACGGATAATATGAACTTAGTCTATGAATCTGCTTTTCAGGTTGAGCTTACTAGTGACGGTGAACAACAAGAATTTTGGACAACTTCGACGACTGTCGCTGACTTTTTAGAGAGAGAAAGTGTTACATTAGGTGAACTTGACCGTGTCGAGCCTAAGCTTACAGAAAGGTTAGACCGAGAATCAGAAATTAAAGTAATACGTGTAGAAAAAGTCACCGATGTGGTGGAAGAGTCCGTTGCCTATGGAACGGTTACCCGTAAAGATAATGAATTGACCAGCGGGAAAGAAGAAATCGTTCAAGCAGGAGAAGACGGTAAAGTTAGCAAGCACTTTGAAGTAATTCTAGAAGATGGAGAAGAAGTATCAAGAGAGCTTGTTAAAACAGAAACAGTGAAAGAGGGCAAAGACCGCATTGTTGCAGTAGGAACGAAGCCAGAACCAGTTCAAACTGTATCGAGGGGCTCTAGCTCATCAAGTTCTAATTCTAGCACTAGTAATAGCACAAGTACGAATAACTCAAGTTCAGATGGCCGGACCTTAACGGTTACTGCAACAGCTTATACTGCAGGGTGTAGTGGATGTAGCGGAGTAACCGCAACGGGTATTAATCTCAATCAAAATCGTAATATGAAAGTGATAGCTGTTGATCCAAATGTTATCCCGCTTGGCTCACGAGTTGAAGTGGAAGGGTATGGGGTTGCAATTGCTGGTGATACAGGTGGAGCTATTAGAGGCAATAAGATTGATGTTCATGTCCCTACAAAAGCAGATGCTTATAATTGGGGAACACGTACGGTTAAAATTAAGGTCTTAGATTAAAAGATAGCTTGCATAGAGTCTTATTGGCTCTATGCTTTTTTCGTATATGCTAAGTGCTTTTACTTAATAATAAATAATGAAATGGATATAGACATTTCTTTTCCGGTAAAATTGATTTATACTTAATCTTTATTTAAAGATCGGTTTTTTTTTAAGGAAGACGTTCTAGGTATTCGTTCAATTGCTGAACCTTGTTAGGAGTAAATGATGAAAATAAAAGAAGTCATTATTGTTGAGGGAAAAGATGATACGGTTGCAGTGAAAAGGGCTGTAGATGCTGACACAATTGAAACAAATGGGTCTGCTGTAAGCATTAGTACTTTAAGGCAGATAGAGTTGGCTCAGGAAAGAAGAGGTGTCATTGTTCTTACAGACCCTGATTTCCCAGGCGAGCGTATTCGTCATATTGTTAGTAAGCATGTTCCTAGTTGTAAGCATGCTTTCTTACCTAAGAAAGAAGCCATATCCAAAAACAAGGATGACCTAGGTGTTGAGAATGCAACACCAGAGGCCATTAGACAAGCTCTTCTTCATGCGAAAGAAGAAGACGTAGAGCATCCTGAGATCGTGAGCTGGCAAGATCTCCATGCAGCAGGTTTGATTGCAGGATCGGATGCAAGGAGGAGACGAGAGAGATTAGGCGAGTTATTACGTATCGGCTATGCCAATGGGAAGCAATTACATAAAAGACTGCAAAAGTTTCGAATTAGTGCTGAAGAATTTGCGAATGCCATGCAGTGTGTGTTTGAGGAGGAAGATAAATGATGAAAGATATTGCCACACCACAACGTACGAAAGAAATTTTAAATAAATATGGTTTTAGCTTTAAAAAAAGCTTGGGACAGAACTTCTTAATTGATACGAATATATTACGAAATATTGTAGATGCAGCGAATATAACTGAGCGGACAGGTGTTATAGAAGTTGGACCAGGAATAGGTGCCTTAACTGAACAATTAGCGAAACGAGCTAAAAAAGTAGTTTCTTTTGAAATTGATCAAAGGCTTCTTCCTGTTCTTAAAGATACATTGTCTCCGTATGACAACGTGTCTATTATCCATTCAGATGTACTTAAGGCCAACATACAAGAAGTTATTGATGAGCAATTTAAAGACGTTGAGGATTTAATGGTTGTAGCAAACCTGCCTTATTATGTGACGACGCCGATTTTGATGAAATTATTAGAAGGACATTTACCAATCCGCGGTATAGTGGTCATGATCCAAGCTGAAGTTGCAGATCGAATTGCTGCGAAGCCAGGGTCCAAGGAATATGGAGCGTTATCAATTGCAGCTCAATACTACGCAACAGCGGAAAAGGTTATGACGGTTCCGGCTACAGTGTTTGTTCCACAACCAAGAGTCGATTCAGCTGTGTTGCGCTTAAATATTAGAGAAGAACCAGCGGTAAATGTAGAAGATGAGACTTATTTCTTTAAGGTGTTTCATGCTTGCTTTGCGAATAGACGTAAAACGATTTTAAATAATCTAGTGCATAATTTAGGCCCAAAAGAAAAAAAGCAAGAAATTGAGGCTGCTTTACAAGAAGCAGACGTTGACCCGAAGCGAAGAGGAGAGACACTTTCTTTAGAGGAGTTTGCCAAGCTGAGTGATGCATTGTTAAAAAGATTAGCGTAATCTTCGCACATTAGCCCTCCTTTCCACATATTTTAAGTGGAGAGGAGGCGTGACAATGAAGCTGAAAAAAGGGGATCTAGTGGCTCGCCCTTCATATCAATGTGATTTGTTGTTTAGGGTAGTGGAATTGTATTCAGACTATGTTGAACTAGTTGGAGAAGATATGCGTTTAATTGCTGATGCGCCACTTGATGATGTCGTGCTCGTATCAGAGAAAGATCGATCAGAACACGAACAAAAAGCAAGGGAAATAGAGGAGAACTCCTATAAATTGTTTCGCCAAGATGCAAAGTTAATGAAACAACGAGGAGAGTATGAAGTAACGTCTGGTTATAAAAGTGAGATTGATTACTTTGAATTAAGAGGGCGCGTTCTCCACATTGATGGTGATCCTTTATATTTAAGAAAATGTACTGAGTTATATAATAAGTTGGGTGTACCCGTCTATGGTGTCCACCTCCACGAAAAAGAAATGCCAGAACAAATTGGTTCGTTGCTTGAAATGGTACAACCGGATATTGTCGTTGTAACGGGACATGATGCTTATTTAAAGGGAAAAGGGTCAGAAGATGATGCAAGATCGTACCGTCATACTAAATACTTTGCTGAGTGTGTTAGAATAGCGAGAAAGCATGCTTGGCATCGTGATGAACTTATTGTGTTTGCAGGTGCCTGCCAGTCGCATTTCGAAACATTAATAAAAGCCGGAGCCAATTTTGCTAGTTCACCTGATCGAATAAATATTCATGCCCTAGATCCGGTCTACATTGCTGCGAGGGTTAGTTTAACGTCGTTTATGGACCGTATAAGTCTTTCGGAAGTGTTACGGAATACGATTACAGGGGAAAAGGGCTTAGGTGGTATCGAGACAAAGGGTGTTATGAGACGCGGCATGCCGTTCAAATACGAAAAATAGAAGAGGGGAATTGAAAAGTTTGTGTGAAACTTTTCAATTCCCCTCTTTTTACTGTTTGTATAATTGTACAAAACAAAAAATACATAAAATTTCCCCTTTTTGGCATACTAATTTTGAACTGACGGGTATACTTTTATTTTTTTGTCATCAAATCCATTGACAAATTTCTTGTCCTCTTGATATAATTTTAAATTTGTTTGACGAAAAATGACGAATGTGGTATACTACATATAGTGAGGTGGGGTGTAGTAATGGCAAAAACGTTAATAGACATTAAGCGTGCATTAGATGCTAATGTTGGTAAAAGAATTACGATTAAAGCAAATGGTGGTCGTCGGAAAACGTCGGAGCGTTCTGGTCTGCTTGAAGAAACATACCCTTCAGTGTTTATCGTGAAATTGGATGAACAACAAAATGCATTTGAACGAGTTTCTTACAGTTATGCTGATATCCTAACGGAAACAGTAGAATTAATGCTTTGCGAAGAAGGCACAGA
Proteins encoded:
- the metG gene encoding methionine--tRNA ligase, producing MSEKKTFYLTTPIYYPSDKLHIGHAYTTVAGDAMARYKRLRGYDVRFLTGTDEHGQKIETKAAEKGQTPQQFTDEIVAGIQELWKKLDVSYDDFIRTTEERHKKVVAQIFERLLEKGDIYLDEYEGWYSIPDETFYTERQLVDPIKNEAGEVIGGKSPDSGHPVEKVREQSYFFKMSKYADRLLKFYDDNPTFIQPESRKNEMINNFIKPGLEDLAVSRTSFKWGVQVPSNPKHVVYVWIDALSNYITALGFGSENEELYKRYWPADVHLVGKEIVRFHTIYWPIMLMALDLPLPKKVFGHGWLLMKDGKMSKSKGNVVDPVPLIDRYGLDALRYYLLREVPFGSDGVFTPEGFVERVNYDLANDLGNLLNRTVAMINKYFGGEIPAYVKDATPFDASLVELVDATVEKVEAAMEEMEFSVALTAIWQLISRTNKYIDETQPWVLAKDEEKKEQLGSVMYHLAESLRQVSIMIQPFMTETPKRIWDQLGLTQEKTAWSTLESFAQIPAGTKVKKGDPIFPRLDMEEEVAHIVGLMGGTLKTGDKNESEVPEVDENEITIDDFTKVDLHVAEVIQAEPVKGADRLLKIQLDLGFEQRQVVSGIAKYYSPEELVGKKVICVTNLKPVKLRGELSQGMILAGSKGKKLQLATIDGNLPNGAKVK
- a CDS encoding TatD family hydrolase codes for the protein MLFDTHVHLNADQFEDDLDEVISRAKEAGVGYMVVVGFDEKTIKKAVGLINTYDFIYAAVGWHPVDAIDMKEEHLDWLEELSSHPKVVALGEMGLDYHWDKSPKEIQKEVFRKQIQLAKKVKLPIVIHNREADQDIVDILREENAAEVGGIMHCFGGSVEIAEECLRMNFHISLGGPVTFKNARRPKEVAKAVPLNRLLVETDCPYLAPHPYRGKRNEPAYVQLVAEQIAELRGLDYQEVAEQTTFNAKRLFGIT
- a CDS encoding G5 and 3D domain-containing protein, which encodes MEINRSHFLPSLSFGKKLVISVISLILFGGVITYAVYEATKATVTLSIDGEEVEVRTHASTVAELMKEQEWNVQEYDQIEPGLDSTISGSMNITWNQASEVLVTSQGLEESVWTTAETVEELIEQLGIEYKKYDYLEPGLEDEITDNMNLVYESAFQVELTSDGEQQEFWTTSTTVADFLERESVTLGELDRVEPKLTERLDRESEIKVIRVEKVTDVVEESVAYGTVTRKDNELTSGKEEIVQAGEDGKVSKHFEVILEDGEEVSRELVKTETVKEGKDRIVAVGTKPEPVQTVSRGSSSSSSNSSTSNSTSTNNSSSDGRTLTVTATAYTAGCSGCSGVTATGINLNQNRNMKVIAVDPNVIPLGSRVEVEGYGVAIAGDTGGAIRGNKIDVHVPTKADAYNWGTRTVKIKVLD
- the rnmV gene encoding ribonuclease M5 — encoded protein: MKIKEVIIVEGKDDTVAVKRAVDADTIETNGSAVSISTLRQIELAQERRGVIVLTDPDFPGERIRHIVSKHVPSCKHAFLPKKEAISKNKDDLGVENATPEAIRQALLHAKEEDVEHPEIVSWQDLHAAGLIAGSDARRRRERLGELLRIGYANGKQLHKRLQKFRISAEEFANAMQCVFEEEDK
- the rsmA gene encoding 16S rRNA (adenine(1518)-N(6)/adenine(1519)-N(6))-dimethyltransferase RsmA; this encodes MMKDIATPQRTKEILNKYGFSFKKSLGQNFLIDTNILRNIVDAANITERTGVIEVGPGIGALTEQLAKRAKKVVSFEIDQRLLPVLKDTLSPYDNVSIIHSDVLKANIQEVIDEQFKDVEDLMVVANLPYYVTTPILMKLLEGHLPIRGIVVMIQAEVADRIAAKPGSKEYGALSIAAQYYATAEKVMTVPATVFVPQPRVDSAVLRLNIREEPAVNVEDETYFFKVFHACFANRRKTILNNLVHNLGPKEKKQEIEAALQEADVDPKRRGETLSLEEFAKLSDALLKRLA
- the yabG gene encoding sporulation peptidase YabG → MKLKKGDLVARPSYQCDLLFRVVELYSDYVELVGEDMRLIADAPLDDVVLVSEKDRSEHEQKAREIEENSYKLFRQDAKLMKQRGEYEVTSGYKSEIDYFELRGRVLHIDGDPLYLRKCTELYNKLGVPVYGVHLHEKEMPEQIGSLLEMVQPDIVVVTGHDAYLKGKGSEDDARSYRHTKYFAECVRIARKHAWHRDELIVFAGACQSHFETLIKAGANFASSPDRINIHALDPVYIAARVSLTSFMDRISLSEVLRNTITGEKGLGGIETKGVMRRGMPFKYEK
- the veg gene encoding biofilm formation stimulator Veg, whose protein sequence is MAKTLIDIKRALDANVGKRITIKANGGRRKTSERSGLLEETYPSVFIVKLDEQQNAFERVSYSYADILTETVELMLCEEGTDSTALKA